The following proteins come from a genomic window of Diorhabda carinulata isolate Delta chromosome X, icDioCari1.1, whole genome shotgun sequence:
- the LOC130901384 gene encoding phosphoglycerate mutase 2-like isoform X1 → MCDCNKGDNSRKSGSIFCGGGKCTCKSDEDSCCPTPCNKKSGKTKSKCQTSMGKTFRIVMVRHGESEWNKLNLFCGWFNADLSDRGREEAVRAGQAIKEMGLKFDLAFASVLKRSQDTLKSVLETSGQSSIPVEYTWRLNERHYGGLTGLNKVETVEKYGEEQVQIWRRSFDVPPPPITPENQYYSTILNDPIYANGPPKDQFPMFESLKLTIERTMPFWNEKVVPAMKSGKRIIIAAHGNSLRGIVKHLDQISNEDIAQLNLPTGIPFMYTLDENMKPIESMKFLGDPETVKKAMEEVANQIKKK, encoded by the exons atgtgcgATTGTAACAAAGGTGATAATTCCCGTAAATCTGGTAGCATTTTTTGCGGAGGAGGAAAATGTACTTGTAAATCAGACGAGGATTCCTGTTGTCCGACTCCATGCAACAAAAAAAGCGGTAAA ACTAAAAGCAAATGTCAAACATCTATGGGAAAAACTTTTAGAATAGTAATGGTACGACATGGGGAATCCGAATGGAATAAACTGAATCTTTTTTGTGGATGGTTTAACGCCGACCTCAGCGATAGAGGTAGAGAAGAAGCCGTCAGGGCCGGACAGGCCATTAAAGAGATGGGTTTAAAATTCGATTTAGCGTTCGCGTCCGTATTAAAACGATCTCAAGATACGTTAAAATCGGTTTTAGAAACTAGCGGACAAAGTTCTATACCCGTTGAGTACACGTGGAGGTTAAACGAACGACATTATGGAGGATTAacag gattAAATAAAGTGGAAACAGTTGAAAAATACGGGGAAGAACAAGTACAGATATGGCGTAGAAGTTTCGACGTACCGCCTCCGCCGATTACACCCGAAAATCAATATTACAGCACGATTTTAAACGATCCTATATACGCAAACGGACCACCGAAGGATCAATTTCCCATGTTTGAATCCCTTAAATTAACCATAGAAAGAACAATGCCGTTTTGGAACGAAAAAGTTGTACCAGCTAtgaaa AGCGGTAAAAGGATCATAATTGCGGCACATGGGAACAGTTTAAGAGGAATCGTTAAACATCTGGATCAAATTTCAAACGAAGACATCGCACAGTTGAATCTACCTACCGGAATACCATTTATGTATACTCTAGATGAAAATATGAAGCCGATAGAGAGTATGAAATTCCTAGGGGATCCAGAAACCGTTAAAAAAGCAATGGAAGAGGTCgctaatcaaataaaaaagaaataa
- the LOC130901384 gene encoding phosphoglycerate mutase 2-like isoform X2 yields MTFGAQASKLQCLFIKLHVLLKRSKNPQNMADCPTKSKCQTSMGKTFRIVMVRHGESEWNKLNLFCGWFNADLSDRGREEAVRAGQAIKEMGLKFDLAFASVLKRSQDTLKSVLETSGQSSIPVEYTWRLNERHYGGLTGLNKVETVEKYGEEQVQIWRRSFDVPPPPITPENQYYSTILNDPIYANGPPKDQFPMFESLKLTIERTMPFWNEKVVPAMKSGKRIIIAAHGNSLRGIVKHLDQISNEDIAQLNLPTGIPFMYTLDENMKPIESMKFLGDPETVKKAMEEVANQIKKK; encoded by the exons ATGACATTCGGTGCGCAAGCGTCAAAATTACAGTGTCTATTCATCAAATTACACGTTCTACTAAAACGTTCGAAAAATCCTCAAAACATGGCGGATTGTCCG ACTAAAAGCAAATGTCAAACATCTATGGGAAAAACTTTTAGAATAGTAATGGTACGACATGGGGAATCCGAATGGAATAAACTGAATCTTTTTTGTGGATGGTTTAACGCCGACCTCAGCGATAGAGGTAGAGAAGAAGCCGTCAGGGCCGGACAGGCCATTAAAGAGATGGGTTTAAAATTCGATTTAGCGTTCGCGTCCGTATTAAAACGATCTCAAGATACGTTAAAATCGGTTTTAGAAACTAGCGGACAAAGTTCTATACCCGTTGAGTACACGTGGAGGTTAAACGAACGACATTATGGAGGATTAacag gattAAATAAAGTGGAAACAGTTGAAAAATACGGGGAAGAACAAGTACAGATATGGCGTAGAAGTTTCGACGTACCGCCTCCGCCGATTACACCCGAAAATCAATATTACAGCACGATTTTAAACGATCCTATATACGCAAACGGACCACCGAAGGATCAATTTCCCATGTTTGAATCCCTTAAATTAACCATAGAAAGAACAATGCCGTTTTGGAACGAAAAAGTTGTACCAGCTAtgaaa AGCGGTAAAAGGATCATAATTGCGGCACATGGGAACAGTTTAAGAGGAATCGTTAAACATCTGGATCAAATTTCAAACGAAGACATCGCACAGTTGAATCTACCTACCGGAATACCATTTATGTATACTCTAGATGAAAATATGAAGCCGATAGAGAGTATGAAATTCCTAGGGGATCCAGAAACCGTTAAAAAAGCAATGGAAGAGGTCgctaatcaaataaaaaagaaataa